The following nucleotide sequence is from Alteromonas sp. V450.
GATGGCGTGGTATCTACCTGCCGCATTGGTAAAACCGAGTGACAAGGTGCGTAGTTTAAAGAAAAAGAGTAGAGCAGTATTACATGGCGCTTAGTTTAGAAAGTCTGGTGATTTCTCGTGCACAAAGCACGCTGTTAAAGGTGGACGCATGTGTAAAAAACGGTGAAATTTTAACGGTAATGGGGCCAAGTGGCGCCGGTAAGTCTACCTTGCTTCAGGCAATAAGCGGCCAACTTCATGGGCCGTTCAGTTTGAGCGGTGTAATTAAAGTTAACGGGGTTGTAGTAAACGATAAAGCAGCTCATTTGCGTAAAGTAGGCATTATGTTTCAAGACGCCTTGCTCTTTGAGCACATGACGGTAGCTGAAAACATTGCCTTCGCCATGCCTTCAGACAGTCACGCTAACCGAAAAGCTAAAATGGTGGCTATCGATGAAATGCTTAGCGCTGTCGACTTGAAGGGCATAGGGGAACGGGCAGTCACGTCATTGTCAGGCGGGCAGCAATCCCGTGTTTCTCTGCTAAGAACGCTTGCCTCTGAGCCTGACGTAGTATTATTAGACGAGCCATTTAGCAAGCTAGATTCTGCCCTTCGTGAGCAAATTCGAAGCTGGACATTCGCGCAGCTTAAAGCGCGAAACATTCCGGCAGTTCTTG
It contains:
- a CDS encoding ATP-binding cassette domain-containing protein; protein product: MALSLESLVISRAQSTLLKVDACVKNGEILTVMGPSGAGKSTLLQAISGQLHGPFSLSGVIKVNGVVVNDKAAHLRKVGIMFQDALLFEHMTVAENIAFAMPSDSHANRKAKMVAIDEMLSAVDLKGIGERAVTSLSGGQQSRVSLLRTLASEPDVVLLDEPFSKLDSALREQIRSWTFAQLKARNIPAVLVTHDNEDALAAGGQIIELSSC